A genomic window from Yarrowia lipolytica chromosome 1D, complete sequence includes:
- a CDS encoding uncharacterized protein (Compare to YALI0D21912g, some similarities with uniprot|O42874 Schizosaccharomyces pombe Putative mitotic spindle protein), whose amino-acid sequence MLKRYTRITDSTEHQKTTTKRKQNLHSSPPSPFHSTDQSTRHISPNPNPIFTSDAYLFVCRESLRNTTNDRFKPPKMKSDQLGRVLSDDDLPTKLSIANEFKAFVKKNSVPRDLIHPYFLTLSRAIKSREDPQLTSVCFSCFCHLFKRVSIQDKQLLDDSATVAVVTDLLIDRLSDRSTGVRATANKVLLDYWVLVPQAVAVAMRQSAVVSSSHVTLGESLKWLQSVFDLSSAFNFSAFVQPVVDMLRYPQLQSSVCELLKKVYSVSDRRELEECLAATGVNEMLKKSILNGLPGGNSSSAVSDPKTTAPRSLSSQKSVASKPAQQPNSQEPGNENAPSSSLAFLNSLPNFRVDSLAPENVYSASDLESKINNMHVAFADKESEKNWSLREKHVTQIRKLLRGNALQDYPSQFAAAYKSVIDGVLKSATSLRTTLSNQGLLLVKESGQLGGNAFVDPVMDIVFPQIIRLTGQMKKITSNNAHITVCGLLTSATFSTKLINHVTSATVEKNAQPRTFAAVWLRILILSHSQTHKSAMQNHGGLDQIEKAIAKGLQDPTPSVKENMRVTYWSFAEYWPSEADKIYRKLDTKAKAMLDKVNPSGAKNAPIKKPAPRESLKEVMRRSRESSVNRDANAPSATAPPQRAKMGAPQRTSSGLVGRSLSGSNLTDRSNRLSSTSTSSRDQQRAVSDSTRPTQMTRPVSGRLSREPSLTRSSRDQSLTRSSRETVSREPSLTRGSRELPKQRVDQNRQRVPSISRDSRYGQRPVGSRESSRQSRESSLDPSRESSLAPSVHSSTAISRESSLPRDDLPSYDVEMDEDDPFVTQQLKLSLKQEDAMSQPEETMNEVTTAEATATTAPMEIPKSTPPRESTPPNSSPFVLAKSPATQGVSTSPATGKSASPPATAEDELSRDLNGESKHLKEVDDDNGSMDADERIESDVVMGDAEESAANFEPSEVEPAGVQLGLKSPKRETPTSALQGNEQAEPESHDAVADSQSHGADSADLQSEPRNVPVSPPTTSDASNVPILSPRPIHPAKFELDSDAMIVDEVAPEVNTVIDAQTQAEETPTEEIPAVVKVGFDAEAKSEPTEQTEAVKTSDTATEPGEPVDIPNSEQGPSTEPTELAKSAGSVEHVTEAIQEDPFGDALPAKQENGAKASDEIETDHTKSNNTESDGPVSAHDESEPMEICDSDNDAVDNGTNPDTKCQDQQDSTTPPMDFSSHDLKDELNTSSPESLTALLSNPDQYKEILDHVPAELFLLCVILFSESHVMDAQSVISRDTNLALSTASSMVMVCARDVYPSDSRWSQATVEELKHVTVTCLEWLTKLVNESSEASTLLATNKRYRTSLVHLLSTSVELHKQKFGDVTHNSLIHVIESMDKLSQRPPDKRTSRAFLEAPSPSPDSSLVEDVTDKLSHVTVKENLKTIRILPPQLASGQLIFPGSEVTWSKLELERLARSPSCSDSNEAILDAVSRDKVSVTQLSTLASRIPELEDVDLFTATILAYLHISHPPALTTAALVAIKQVLIKPELKLSMGHVTEIFSTLNHVNSHIDSRSPLAAAIEELVADLLTHTDSSEMLEFLLLSRSRDSKTQNKLLLLNTVYHVITPDLLPSYETQLLALITELISDPDPLVRRVTVGLVVRVLRVSPEMEGTISLAIKSKMDLVRYYMGA is encoded by the exons ATGTTGAAGAGATATACGAGAATTACAGATTCGACTGAAcaccaaaaaacaacaacaaaaagaaaacaaaaTCTCCATTCgtcacctccatcaccattCCACTCCACAGACCAGTCTACCAGACACATTTCAcccaaccctaaccctatATTTACCTCTGACGCGTATCTTTTTGTGTGTCGCGAATCTTTACGAAATACGACCAACGACCGTTTCAAGCCCCCTAAAATGAAGAGCGACCAGTTAGGCCGGGTGTTATCCGACGATG ACCTACCCACCAAGCTCTCCATCGCCAACGAATTCAAGGCGTTCGTCAAAAAGAACAGCGTGCCCCGTGATCTCATACACCCCTACTTTCTCACACTCTCTCGAGCCATCAAGTCACGAGAAGATCCCCAACTCACCTCCGTGTGTTTCTCGTGCTTCTGCCACCTCTTCAAACGGGTCAGTATCCAGGACAAACAGCTGCTAGATGACTCAGCAACGGTAGCCGTGGTGACAGACCTACTCATTGACCGTCTTAGCGACAGATCCACGGGAGTTCGGGCCACAGCAAACAAGGTGCTTCTAGATTACTGGGTTCTCGTCCCACAAGCCGTGGCCGTAGCAATGAGGCAGAGCGCTGTCGTGAGCTCaagccacgtgaccctaGGCGAGTCTCTCAAGTGGCTGCAATCCGTCTTTGATCTTTCTTCGGCCTTCAACTTTTCAGCTTTTGTTCAGCCCGTGGTGGACATGTTACGATACCCCCAATTACAGTCTTCCGTGTGCGAGTTGCTGAAAAAGGTCTACTCTGTATCTGACAGAagggagctggaggaatGCCTGGCTGCTACTGGTGTCAACgagatgctcaagaagagcaTTCTCAATGGTTTGCCAGGTGGTAACAGTTCCTCAGCAGTTTCTGACCCGAAAACCACTGCACCAAGAAGCTTGAGTTCACAGAAAAGCGTTGCTTCAAAACCTGCACAACAACCTAActctcaagaaccaggAAACGAAAATGCACCTTCTTCGTCACTTGCATTTCTGAACAGCCTACCAAACTTCAGAGTTGACTCGTTAGCTCCTGAGAATGTCTACTCTGCCTCAGATCTAGAgtccaagatcaacaacaTGCATGTAGCGTTTGCCGATAAGGAGAGTGAGAAGAACTGGAGTTTACGAGAGAAACATGTGACGCAGATTCGGAAACTACTGCGTGGAAATGCTCTCCAAGACTACCCTTCTCAGTTTGCAGCTGCCTACAAGTCTGTGATCGATGGAGTGCTGAAGTCAGCCACCTCTTTACGAACCACTCTATCTAACCAGGGTCTTCTACTGGTCAAAGAAAGTGGCCAGCTCGGTGGAAATGCGTTTGTGGATCCTGTTATGGACATTGTTTTCCCTCAGATCATCCGCCTGACCGGCCAGATGAAGAAAATCACCTCAAACAACGCCCACATTACCGTCTGTGGCCTACTCACTTCTGCTACTTTCTCTACCAAGCTCATTAACCATGTGACATCTGCTACTGTCGAAAAGAATGCCCAGCCCCGTACTTTTGCTGCCGTGTGGCTTAGAATCCTCATCTTGAGCCACtctcaaacacacaaaAGTGCCATGCAAAACCACGGTGGCCTTGATCAGATCGAAAAGGCCATTGCTAAGGGTCTGCAAGATCCCACTCCATCAGTCAAGGAAAACATGAGAGTGACATATTGGAGTTTTGCCGAGTACTGGCCTTCTGAGGCGGACAAAATCTACCGAAAGCTGGACAcaaaggccaaggccatgtTGGATAAGGTGAATCCAAGTGGTGCCAAAAATGCGCCCATCAAGAAGCCTGCACCAAGAGAAAGCCTCAAGGAAGTTATGCGgcgatcacgtgaatcgAGCGTAAACCGTGATGCAAATGCTCCCTCTGCTACTGCCCCTCCCCAAAGAGCCAAGATGGGTGCGCCTCAACGAACCTCGTCAGGTTTAGTGGGTAGATCACTCAGTGGAAGTAACTTGACTGATCGTAGTAATCGACTAAGCTCCACATCCACGTCATCACGCGATCAGCAGAGAGCTGTAAGCGATTCCACGCGACCCACACAGATGACTCGGCCTGTTAGTGGGCGGTTGTCTAGAGAACCAAGCCTAACAAGATCATCGCGTGATCAGAGTCTCACCAGATCATCCCGAGAGActgtgtcacgtgaaccaAGCCTTACGCGTGGCTCCAGAGAGCTGCCCAAACAGCGAGTTGACCAAAACCGGCAGCGAGTCCCTTCCATTTCACGGGACTCTCGGTATGGACAGCGGCCGGTAGGATCGCGTGAATCCAGCCGACAGTCGCGGGAGTCGTCGCTTGATCCTTCGCGGGAATCTTCCCTTGCTCCGTCAGTCCACTCCTCTACAGCCATTTCACGCGAGTCGTCCCTTCCTCGAGATGATCTGCCTAGCTACGACGTTGAAATGGATGAGGACGATCCGTTTGTGACCCAGCAGTTGAAGCTGTCTCTAAAGCAGGAGGATGCTATGAGCCAACCGGAAGAAACCATGAACGAAGTGACCACAGCTGAGGCAACCGCAACAACCGCTCCCATGGAAATTCCAAAATCCACACCCCCCCGCGAGTCTACACCCCCTAATTCGTCTCCGTTTGTGCTGGCAAAGTCTCCTGCTACCCAGGGAGTCTCGACTAGTCCAGCTACGGGCAAAAGCGCCAGTCCACCTGCCACAGCCGAAGATGAGCTGTCTCGTGACTTAAACGGCGAATCAAAACATCTAAAGGAGGTGGATGACGATAACGGTAGTATGGATGCTGATGAGCGAATCGAGTCTGACGTGGTAATGGGAGATGCAGAAGAGTCTGCTGCTAACTTTGAGCCGTCTGAAGTAGAACCAGCAGGAGTTCAACTCGGACTGAAATCCCCTAAACGTGAAACTCCCACTTCTGCTCTTCAGGGAAACGAACAAGCTGAGCCAGAGTCTCATGATGCGGTTGCAGACTCTCAATCTCATGGTGCTGACTCAGCAGACCTCCAGTCAGAGCCCCGAAATGTCCCCGTGTCACCGCCCACAACTTCAGACGCCTCTAATGTGCCCATCTTGTCTCCACGGCCAATCCATCCTGCCAAATTCGAGCTGGACTCGGATGCTATGATAGTTGACGAAGTTGCGCCTGAAGTCAACACAGTGATTGATGCTCAGACCCAGGCTGAAGAGACTCCGACTGAAGAGATCCCTGCTGTGGTCAAGGTTGGTTTTGACGCTGAAGCGAAATCCGAACCCACTGAACAGACTGAAGCTGTGAAGACTTCAGACACTGCCACTGAGCCCGGTGAGCCAGTTGACATCCCCAATTCTGAACAGGGTCCCTCGACCGAACCTACCGAACTCGCCAAGTCTGCTGGCTCAGTGGAACATGTGACCGAAGCCATCCAGGAGGATCCTTTCGGGGATGCGCTTCCAGCAAAACAGGAAAATGGAGCCAAGGCAAGTGATGAGATTGAAACAGACCATACCAAATCGAACAACACTGAATCCGACGGACCAGTATCTGCCCACGACGAATCAGAGCCCATGGAAATATGCGATTCCGACAATGACGCAGTAGACAACGGAACCAACCCTGATACAAAGtgccaagaccaacaagacTCTACTACTCCACCCATGGATTTCTCTTCTCACGATCTCAAAGACGAGCTCAACACGTCCTCCCCCGAGTCTCTCACTGCTCTTCTTTCAAACCCAGACCAGTACAAGGAAATTCTAGACCACGTTCCTGCCGAGCTGTTCCTTCTCTGCGTGATTCTCTTCTCAGAGTCTCATGTGATGGACGCCCAGAGTGTTATTTCCCGAGATACTAACCTGGCTCTGTCTACAGCGAGTTCAATGGTCATGGTTTGTGCTCGAGACGTCTATCCCTCTGACTCACGGTGGTCACAAGCGACAGTTGAGGAGCTCAAACATGTGACTGTTACCTGTCTGGAGTGGCTGACTAAACTCGTTAACGAGTCGTCCGAGGCCTCCACTCTTTtggccaccaacaagcGCTACCGAACCTCACTTGTCCACCTTCTCTCAACCTCGGTGGAGCTTCACAAGCAGAAATTCGGCGATGTGACGCACAACTCTCtgattcacgtgatcgagtCGATGGACAAGCTGAGTCAACGACCTCCGGACAAGCGCACGTCTCGTGCGTTTCTCGAGGCTCCCAGTCCAAGCCCAGACTCATCTTTGGTCGAAGATGTCACCGACAAACTGAGCCATGTGACTGTCAAGGAGAATCTCAAGACAATCCGCATTTTGCCTCCACAGCTCGCATCAGGTCAGTTGATATTTCCTGGCTCTGAGGTCACCTGGTCAAAACTGGAGCTAGAAAGACTGGCTAGAAGCCCCTCTTGTTCTGACTCCAACGAAGCCATTTTGGATGCCGTGTCAAGAGACAAAGTGTCTGTCACTCAGCTGTCGACACTGGCATCTCGTATTCCTGAACTCGAAGACGTGGATCTTTTCACAGCCACAATTCTCGCCTATTTGCACATTAGCCATCCTCCCGCGCTCACAACAGCCGCTCTGGTAGCTATCAAACAGGTACTCATCAAGCCGGAGCTCAAACTAAGCATGGGACACGTGACCGAAATATTCTCGACACTCAACCACGTCAACAGCCACATTGACTCGCGGTCACCTCTCGCTGCTGCCATCGAAGAACTTGTGGCCGACCTTTTAACACACACAGACTCATCTGAAATGCTCGAGTTTCTGCTTCTGAgcagatcacgtgacagcaAGACACAgaacaagctgctgctgctcaacacggtatatcacgtgatcaccCCGGATCTTCTTCCATCCTATGAAACTCAACTTCTGGCTCTTATCACCGAGCTTATCTCCGACCCTGATCCTCTGGTGCGAAGAGTCACTGTAGGATTGGTGGTTCGAGTCTTGCGCGTGTCTCCCGAAATGGAGGGCACCATTTCGCTGGCCATCAAATCAAAAATGGATCTAGTGAGATACTACATGGGCGCATAG
- a CDS encoding uncharacterized protein (Compare to YALI0D21956g, similar to uniprot|P22214 Saccharomyces cerevisiae YLR268w SEC22 synaptobrevin (V-SNARE) singleton, similar to Saccharomyces cerevisiae SEC22 (YLR268W); ancestral locus Anc_6.62) translates to MVLSTLIMRASDGLPLSASVDDGQENLSEQKKQCKLVTQKLSANSADRASIESGNYVIHYLMKDGIVYYCISESSYPRKLAFSYLDELDREFQKSHGQEALKEGVRPYKFVEFDTFMQKTKRVYQDTRATHNLDKLNTELQDVTRVMTKNIEDLLHRGHSLDHMSDLSSNLRTESKKYRRAAQRINWEAMIRQYIPFIGVGLIGLFMLWWMLF, encoded by the coding sequence ATGGTGCTCTCTACTCTGATTATGCGGGCCTCGGATGGCCTGCCTCTGTCGGCCAGCGTGGATGACGGCCAGGAGAACCTCAGcgagcagaagaagcagtgCAAGCTCGTGACCCAGAAGCTGTCTGCCAACTCGGCCGACCGAGCCTCGATTGAAAGTGGCAACTACGTGATCCACTATCTGATGAAGGACGGAATCGTTTACTACTGCATCTCCGAGTCTTCGTACCCCCGCAAACTCGCCTTCAGCTACCTAGACGAGCTGGATCGGGAGTTCCAAAAGTCCCATGGCcaggaggctctcaaggaggggGTGCGACCCTACAAGTTTGTGGAGTTCGACACGTTCATGCAGAAGACCAAGCGGGTGTACCAGGACACTCGAGCAACCCACAACCtcgacaagctcaacaCGGAGCTGCAGGACGTGACTCGAGTCATGACCAAGAACATTGAGGATCTGCTGCACCGAGGCCACTCGCTGGATCACATGAGCGATCTTAGCAGCAACCTGCGGACCGAGAGCAAAAAGTACCGACGGGCTGCCCAGCGGATCAATTGGGAGGCCATGATCCGACAGTACATTCCCTTCATTGGAGTGGGTCTCATTGGTCTGTTTATGCTGTGGTGGATGCTCTTTTAA
- a CDS encoding uncharacterized protein (Compare to YALI0D21934g, weakly similar to uniprot|Q02204 Saccharomyces cerevisiae YKR006c MRPL13 ribosomal protein YmL13 mitochondrial singleton, similar to Saccharomyces cerevisiae MRPL13 (YKR006C); ancestral locus Anc_2.516), giving the protein MLAVSRASGFRAARVVPVHVTRQQVRHNSGGLNSLWSWFKRKDASKKEAAPPVIKTKDLVKNIEQQSKAGWESTAATEQKTESKEEPKSFASETAVDLEVIGMPAEQLPLSSEKLAEIGLGKFQLKQAEIKPEAALEALKTVSAAVVGGMEGALDTLEKRLELVKQFQKESGIRIPDLIISTVATPQGVASYLEKSLTSNFNYWEPNAIYLDAKDFEGSNVTVVDAQQLRKQRQQAMDDLVSEAEQFVEQHDKETFKKALE; this is encoded by the coding sequence ATGCTAGCAGTCAGCCGAGCCAGCGGATTCCGAGCAGCCCGAGTGGTTCCtgtccacgtgacccgacAGCAGGTACGACACAACTCCGGCGGCCTCAACTCTCTGTGGTCGTGGTTCAAGCGAAAGGACGcttccaagaaggaggcggCCCCTCCCGtcatcaagaccaaggatctggtcaagaacattgagcagcagagcaaGGCTGGCTGGGAGTCTACTGCGGCCACCGAGCAGAAgaccgagtccaaggaggagcccaagtCTTTTGCTTCCGAGACCGCGGTTGATCTGGAGGTGATCGGCATGCCTGCCGAACAGCTTCCCCTAAGCTCCGAGAAGCTTGCCGAGATTGGTCTGGGCAAGTTCCAGCTCAAGCAGGCCGAAATCAAGCCCGAGGCTGCCCTtgaggctctcaagaccgTGTCTGCAGCTGTTGTTGGCGGAATGGAGGGTGCTCTTGacactctggagaagcgTCTGGAGCTGGTCAAGCAGTTCCAGAAGGAATCTGGTATCCGAATCCCCGATCTCATCATCTCTACCGTTGCTACTCCTCAGGGCGTTGCCTCCTACCTCGAAAAGTCGCTCACCTCCAACTTCAACTACTGGGAGCCCAACGCCATTTACCTGGACGCCAAGGACTTTGAGGGCTCCAACGTGACTGTGGTGGAtgcccagcagctccgaAAGCAGCGACAGCAGGCCATGGACGATCTGGTTTCTGAGGCCGAGCAGTTTGTCGAGCAGCATGATAAGGAGACTTTcaagaaggctctggagtAA
- a CDS encoding uncharacterized protein (Compare to YALI0D21890g, similar to Saccharomyces cerevisiae AMS1 (YGL156W); ancestral locus Anc_2.311, similar to uniprot|P22855 Saccharomyces cerevisiae YGL156w AMS1 alpha-mannosidase singleton) — protein MYSHFNNEPVAKRVNNLFTDRLRQFTSDGEYRSLNLPAFYERERLDGKNHVAIETYAVSDLRRPLFKDALKEADGHWKPAKKGSEYGPSWATHWFKIQVCVPPEWKKNYYKKGDLVVFNWNLNCEGLVFSESGEALIGLSGEERREWPIPDNWFDGKCHTFYIEASCNGMFGNATGSSIQPPSDNRYFRLDSADLVVINSEARHLFVDFWIIGDAAREFPGDSWQRGKALDVANKIMDAFDPENPDESIAEGRKLAKEYLGDTTKAYKQQLPFADGLVYALGNCHIDTAWLWPFAETRRKAGRSWASQLELIDKYPEYVFVASQAQQFKWLKEDYPDLFAKIQKQAKKGRFLPVGGAWTECDTNLPSGESLLRQFLLGQRFFLEHFGSLSDTFWLPDTFGYSAQVPQLCRLAGMDRFLTQKLSWNNINSFPNSTFNWVALDGSQVLCHMPPNNTYTSMANFGDVSRTQKQNKNLDTTRNSLMLYGHGDGGGGPTAEMLEKLRRCRGVSNTVGELPPVIQGQSVTDFYNELLDQTNNGKDLVTWVGELYFEFHRGTYTSQAQTKKGNRVSENLLHDVELLATLASIRDSSYKYPFAQLESLWEDVCLCQFHDVLPGSCIEMVYKDVKKIHGRVIDTASHLIDKAASALGLSGHPSKDSFDCTPVALNTMPWSRTEVVAVPQPHWDATVELAEGVEIQEDSGNALVMMSESGPVVTTQSVDLFKSEDAYILENSQVKVTICKDDGTLTSIYDKENDRRVLSGTGNRLVLFDDQPLSWQAWDTEVFSLGKKQYIGAENVTRHSIVSSGPLRSTVAFTYEFNKSVVTTEISLDANSPLVTFNTRADWHETCKFLKVEFPVDVHSESASYESQFGVVKRPTHYNTSWDVAKFEVCCHKFADLSELDYGVSILNDCKYGFATHGNLMRLSLLRAPKAPDAHADMGHHEFKYGVLAHKGPLGATTVRAAYNFNNPLRVKYVGLSEVSTKQAFSLKGPANLVLSQVKRAEVDRSKKSTNVILRVYEALGGRTRGKLVIDLPNVVSVTKTCALEYSKEKQVVAKSEGVTSVDISLRAFEVATYKVELA, from the coding sequence ATGTATTCGCACTTCAACAACGAGCCTGTGGCGAAGCGGGTGAACAACCTGTTTACCGACCGACTTCGCCAGTTCACCAGCGACGGCGAATACCGGTCTCTCAACCTGCCAGCTTTCTACGAGCGAGAACGACTGGATGGCAAGAACCATGTGGCGATTGAAACGTATGCCGTTTCAGATCTACGACGGCCACTGTTCAAAGACGCCCTCAAAGAGGCAGATGGCCACTGGAAACCAGCAAAGAAGGGCTCCGAGTACGGACCTTCCTGGGCCACTCACTGGTTCAAGATCCAGGTCTGTGTGCCCCCagagtggaagaagaactACTACAAAAAGGGCGACCTGGTGGTGTTCAATTGGAATCTCAACTGTGAGGGTCTCGTGTTCAGcgagtctggagaagctcttATTGGTTTATCCGGCGAGGAACGACGAGAATGGCCCATTCCCGACAACTGGTTCGACGGAAAGTGCCATACCTTTTACATTGAGGCCAGTTGCAATGGCATGTTCGGCAACGCAACGGGATCTTCCATCCAGCCCCCCAGCGACAACAGATATTTCAGACTGGACTCTGCAGACCTCGTTGTCATCAACTCCGAGGCCCGACATCTCTTTGTGGATTTTTGGATTATCGGAGATGCGGCCCGGGAGTTCCCAGGGGATTCGTGGCAACGTGGAAAGGCACTAGATGTCGCTAACAAGATCATGGATGCCTTTGATCCTGAAAACCCAGATGAGAGTATCGCCGAGGGCCGAAAACTTGCCAAGGAATACCTCGGAGATACTACAAAGGCCTACAAGCAACAGCTACCATTCGCTGATGGCCTAGTTTACGCACTCGGTAACTGCCACATCGATACCGCGTGGCTATGGCCCTTTGCTGAGACTCGTCGAAAGGCAGGTCGATCTTGGGCTTCTCAACTTGAGCTCATCGACAAGTACCCCGAGTACGTGTTTGTGGCTTCCCAGGCCCAGCAGTTCAAGTGGCTCAAGGAAGACTACCCCGACTTGTTTGCCAAGATTCAAAAGCAGGCTAAGAAGGGCCGCTTCCTTCCTGTCGGAGGCGCCTGGACCGAGTGTGACACTAACCTGCCCTCTGGAGAGTCTCTCCTGCGCCAGTTCTTGCTTGGTCAGCGATTCTTCCTCGAACACTTTGGCTCCCTTTCTGACACTTTCTGGCTGCCTGACACTTTCGGATACTCTGCTCAGGTTCCTCAGCTGTGTCGATTGGCTGGCATGGACCGTTTCTTGACCCAGAAGTTGTCCTGGAATAACATCAACTCGTTCCCCAATTCAACATTTAATTGGGTGGCTCTGGATGGCTCGCAGGTGCTCTGTCACATGCCACCCAACAACACCTACACTTCTATGGCCAACTTTGGTGACGTCTCACGAACTCAGAAACAGAACAAGAATCTTGACACCACTCGAAACTCCCTCATGCTCTATGGCCACGGagacggaggaggaggccccACTGCTGAgatgctggagaagctgcgTCGATGCCGAGGTGTGTCCAACACCGTCGGGGAGCTTCCTCCTGTAATCCAGGGACAATCTGTGACCGACTTCTacaatgagcttcttgatcAGACTAACAACGGCAAGGATCTCGTAACCTGGGTCGGGGAGCTGTACTTTGAGTTCCACCGTGGTACCTACACCAGTCAAGCCCAGACTAAAAAGGGTAACCGAGTGTCGGAGAACCTGCTACACGATGTCGAGTTGTTGGCCACTCTGGCCAGTATTCGAGACTCAtcttacaagtaccccTTTGCACAGCTTGAGTCTCTCTGGGAGGATGTGTGTCTTTGCCAGTTCCATGATGTTCTTCCTGGATCATGCATTGAGATGGTCTACAAGGATGTTAAAAAGATCCATGGACGGGTTATTGATACTGCTTCCCACCTCATTGATAAAGCCGCTTCTGCCTTGGGTCTTTCTGGTCACCCTTCCAAGGACTCCTTCGACTGCACTCCTGTTGCTCTCAACACCATGCCTTGGTCGCGAACCGAGGTCGTCGCTGTTCCCCAGCCACATTGGGATGCCACCGTGGAGCTTGCTGAGGGTGTCGAGATCCAAGAAGACTCTGGCAATGCCCTCGTCATGATGTCTGAATCTGGACCTGTTGTCACCACTCAATCTGTAGACTTGTTCAAGTCTGAAGACGCCTACATCCTTGAGAATAGCCAGGTCAAGGTGACGATTTGCAAGGATGATGGTACCCTCACCAGCATTTACGACAAAGAGAATGACCGTCGGGTCCTGTCTGGAACAGGTAACCGACTGGTATTGTTCGACGACCAGCCGTTGTCGTGGCAGGCTTGGGACACGGAGGTGTTTTCTCTTGGTAAGAAGCAGTACATTGGTGCCGAGAATGTGACTCGTCATTCCATCGTCTCTTCTGGCCCTCTGCGATCAACTGTCGCCTTCACTTACGAATTCAACAAATCTGTTGTCACAACCGAGATTTCTCTCGACGCTAACTCGCCTCTGGTAACTTTTAACACCCGTGCCGACTGGCATGAAACTTGCAAGTTTCTAAAGGTGGAATTTCCTGTGGACGTCCACAGTGAGTCTGCTTCGTACGAGTCTCAGTTTGGTGTTGTTAAGCGCCCCACTCATTACAACACCTCTTGggacgtggccaagttTGAGGTATGCTGCCACAAGTTTGCGGATCTGTCCGAACTCGACTACGGCGTGTCCATCTTGAATGACTGCAAGTATGGATTCGCCACCCATGGTAATCTCATGCGACTGTCGCTGCTGCGGGCCCCTAAGGCTCCCGACGCTCATGCTGATATGGGTCATCATGAGTTCAAGTACGGAGTCCTTGCTCACAAGGGACCCCTTGGTGCTACAACTGTTCGGGCCGCTTACAACTTCAACAACCCTCTTCGGGTCAAGTATGTGGGTCTCTCTGAAGTTTCCACCAAGCAGGCCTTTTCTCTCAAAGGCCCTGCGAATCTGGTGCTCAGCCAGGTTAAGAGGGCCGAAGTTGACCGATCTAAGAAGTCCACCAATGTCATCTTGCGAGTTTACGAGGCTCTCGGAGGCCGAACTCGAGGCAAACTCGTTATCGACTTGCCCAACGTGGTGTCTGTGACCAAGACCTGTGCTCTGGAGTACTCCAAGGAGAAACAGGTTGTTGCCAAGAGCGAGGGTGTCACTTCTGTAGACATTTCTCTACGTGCTTTTGAGGTTGCCACCTACAAGGTTGAGTTGGCTTag